CAGAGCTCAAATTATTTCCTCCATGTGTAGACACTCGAAGTTAATCTATTAGGAGAGTGATGGCGTATGTGTCTAGACGCGCAGTTGTAGATCTATGCGTATTGAACTATGCCTCTGTTGCTGAAGAGGCGAAGTTTGAATGTCTATACATGTCATTCGGAATAGCTCCTATTTCCCTTAGAATCTTGATATGCCTTGCAATTGTTTCAGGTGTTACAGAAAGCATTCTGGCAATAATACCCATGCTCCTAGGGGGATTTGCTCTAAGCAGAGGCATCAAATAATCAAAATCGAAGGAATGGCGTCGTCTTATCTCTATGATCGTAATCTGTCTGCGTGACCTTTTCATCCTATAGTATTCGAGGAGGAGGGTTGCAAGCTCTTCATCATTAGCGAATGTTTTGAGTCCGGTACCTTCGTCCAAGAAAACCGGCAACCGTCCTCACCATACGAGCCCGCTATCAAAATTGGGGTACTTCTGCTTATGGAACCTTAGCCTGTGGTGTATGACACAATAATCGTGCACATCCCAGCCATATGGG
The DNA window shown above is from Nitrososphaera sp. and carries:
- a CDS encoding HTH domain-containing protein — translated: MDEGTGLKTFANDEELATLLLEYYRMKRSRRQITIIEIRRRHSFDFDYLMPLLRANPPRSMGIIARMLSVTPETIARHIKILREIGAIPNDMYRHSNFASSATEA